Proteins from one Bacteroidia bacterium genomic window:
- the mqnB gene encoding futalosine hydrolase, producing the protein MSILLVSATRLEIEPILKNISNLQTTTPFLWQGSYSKHQITGLITGIGTVNTALHLAPLLANNSYQVAIQVGIAGSYLKEHTLGTVVEVIQETYADLGAENNDGSFLSLKELGFSNFVDKKQSTYYNTLHNPQPSFLNLVKVKSNTVHLCSGTWETIRKRLSACSADIENMEGAAFFQACILYEQPFYAFRAISNYVAPRNFTQWNIPLAVKNLSEQVLNFLKNL; encoded by the coding sequence ATGTCCATTTTGTTAGTTAGTGCTACTCGCCTTGAAATTGAACCTATTCTCAAAAATATTTCTAACCTTCAAACTACGACCCCCTTCTTATGGCAAGGAAGCTATTCCAAGCACCAAATCACAGGTTTGATTACAGGTATAGGAACGGTCAATACTGCTTTGCACTTAGCTCCTTTATTGGCAAATAATTCTTACCAAGTAGCTATTCAAGTAGGTATAGCGGGAAGTTATCTCAAAGAGCATACCCTAGGAACAGTAGTCGAGGTAATCCAAGAAACTTATGCCGATTTAGGAGCAGAAAATAACGACGGTTCTTTTTTAAGTTTGAAAGAATTAGGTTTTTCAAATTTTGTAGATAAAAAGCAGAGTACTTACTACAACACTTTACACAATCCACAACCTTCTTTTTTGAATTTGGTCAAGGTTAAGTCTAATACCGTACATTTGTGTAGTGGCACATGGGAAACGATACGCAAGCGTTTATCAGCCTGCTCTGCCGATATTGAGAACATGGAGGGCGCAGCATTTTTTCAAGCTTGTATTTTGTATGAACAACCTTTTTATGCTTTTAGAGCCATTTCTAATTACGTAGCCCCAAGAAATTTTACTCAATGGAATATACCATTAGCCGTAAAGAACCTTTCAGAGCAAGTACTTAATTTTTTGAAAAATCTTTGA